The Microcebus murinus isolate Inina chromosome 28, M.murinus_Inina_mat1.0, whole genome shotgun sequence genome has a segment encoding these proteins:
- the THOC3 gene encoding THO complex subunit 3 isoform X2 codes for MAVPAAAMGPSALGQSGPGSMAPWCSVSSGPSRYVLGMQDLFRGHSKTREFPAHSAKVHSVAWSCDGRRLASGSFDKTASVFVLEKDRLVKENNYRGHGDSVDQLCWHPSNPDLFVTASGDKTIRIWDVRTTKCIATVNTKGENINICWSPDGQTIAVGNKDDVVTFIDARTHRSKAEEQFKFEVNEISWNNDNNMFFLTNGNGCINILSYPELKPVQSINAHPSNCICIKFDPTGKYFATGSADALVSLWDVDELVCVRCFSRLDWPVRTLSFSHDGKMLASASEDHFIDIAEVETGDKLWEVQCESPTFTVAWHPKRPLLAFACDDKDGKYDSSREAGTVKLFGLPNDS; via the exons ATGGCGGTGCCCGCGGCGGCCATGGGCCCTTCGGCGCTGGGCCAGAGCGGCCCCGGCTCGATGGCGCCCTGGTGCTCGGTGAGCAGCGGCCCGTCGCGCTACGTGCTGGGGATGCAGGACCTGTTCCGGGGCCACAGCAAGACGCGCGAGTTCCCGGCGCACAGCGCCAAGGTGCACTCGGTGGCCTGGAGCTGCGACGGGCGTCGCTTAGCCTCGGGGTCCTTCGACAAGACGGCCAGCGTCTTCGTGCTGGAGAAGGACCGGCTG GTCAAAGAAAACAATTACCGGGGGCACGGGGATAGCGTGGACCAGCTTTGTTGGCATCCAAGTAATCCTGACCTCTTTGTCACGGCGTCTGGAGATAAAACCATTCGCATTTGGGATGTGAGGACTACAAAATGCATTGCCACTGTGAACACTAAAG GGGAGAACATTAATATCTGCTGGAGTCCTGATGGGCAGACCATCGCTGTAGGCAACAAGGATGATGTGGTGACGTTTATTGACGCCAGGACACACCGTTCCAAAGCAGAAGAGCAGTTCAAATTTGAGGTCAACGAAATCTCCtggaataatgataataacatgtTCTTCCTGACAAATGGCAATGGTTGTATCAACATCCTCAG CTACCCGGAGCTGAAGCCTGTGCAGTCCATCAACGCCCATCCTTCGAACTGCATCTGCATCAAGTTTGATCCCACGGGGAAGTACTTTGCTACAGGAAGTGCGGATGCTTTGGTCAGCCTCTGGGACGTGGACGAGTTAGTGTGTGTTCGGTGCTTTTCCAG GCTGGATTGGCCTGTGAGGACGCTCAGTTTTAGCCACGATGGGAAAATGCTGGCCTCAGCATCAGAAGATCATTTTATTGACATAGCTGAAGTAGAAACAG GGGACAAGCTGTGGGAGGTGCAGTGCGAGTCTCCGACCTTCACCGTGGCGTGGCACCCCAAAAGGCCTCTGCTGGCGTTTGCTTGTGACGACAAAGACGGCAAATACGACAGCAGCCGGGAAGCCGGGACCGTGAAGCTGTTCGGGCTGCCTAACGACTCCTGA
- the THOC3 gene encoding THO complex subunit 3 isoform X1 encodes MAVPAAAMGPSALGQSGPGSMAPWCSVSSGPSRYVLGMQDLFRGHSKTREFPAHSAKVHSVAWSCDGRRLASGSFDKTASVFVLEKDRLVKENNYRGHGDSVDQLCWHPSNPDLFVTASGDKTIRIWDVRTTKCIATVNTKGENINICWSPDGQTIAVGNKDDVVTFIDARTHRSKAEEQFKFEVNEISWNNDNNMFFLTNGNGCINILSYPELKPVQSINAHPSNCICIKFDPTGKYFATGSADALVSLWDVDELVCVRCFSRLDWPVRTLSFSHDGKMLASASEDHFIDIAEVETGDKLWEVQCESPTFTVAWHPFACALSLVCPPGVGGHPKRAQIGIHYKGLLSACPFRFLSLLCVLAVPILPFLASVRW; translated from the exons ATGGCGGTGCCCGCGGCGGCCATGGGCCCTTCGGCGCTGGGCCAGAGCGGCCCCGGCTCGATGGCGCCCTGGTGCTCGGTGAGCAGCGGCCCGTCGCGCTACGTGCTGGGGATGCAGGACCTGTTCCGGGGCCACAGCAAGACGCGCGAGTTCCCGGCGCACAGCGCCAAGGTGCACTCGGTGGCCTGGAGCTGCGACGGGCGTCGCTTAGCCTCGGGGTCCTTCGACAAGACGGCCAGCGTCTTCGTGCTGGAGAAGGACCGGCTG GTCAAAGAAAACAATTACCGGGGGCACGGGGATAGCGTGGACCAGCTTTGTTGGCATCCAAGTAATCCTGACCTCTTTGTCACGGCGTCTGGAGATAAAACCATTCGCATTTGGGATGTGAGGACTACAAAATGCATTGCCACTGTGAACACTAAAG GGGAGAACATTAATATCTGCTGGAGTCCTGATGGGCAGACCATCGCTGTAGGCAACAAGGATGATGTGGTGACGTTTATTGACGCCAGGACACACCGTTCCAAAGCAGAAGAGCAGTTCAAATTTGAGGTCAACGAAATCTCCtggaataatgataataacatgtTCTTCCTGACAAATGGCAATGGTTGTATCAACATCCTCAG CTACCCGGAGCTGAAGCCTGTGCAGTCCATCAACGCCCATCCTTCGAACTGCATCTGCATCAAGTTTGATCCCACGGGGAAGTACTTTGCTACAGGAAGTGCGGATGCTTTGGTCAGCCTCTGGGACGTGGACGAGTTAGTGTGTGTTCGGTGCTTTTCCAG GCTGGATTGGCCTGTGAGGACGCTCAGTTTTAGCCACGATGGGAAAATGCTGGCCTCAGCATCAGAAGATCATTTTATTGACATAGCTGAAGTAGAAACAG GGGACAAGCTGTGGGAGGTGCAGTGCGAGTCTCCGACCTTCACCGTGGCGTGGCACCCC TTCGCTTGTGCACTCAGTTTGGTCTGCCCCCCTGGCGTTGGTGGGCACCCTAAACGTGCGCAGATTGGCATACATTACAAAGGTCTTTTGTCAGCCTGCCCATTCCGGTTCCTTTCCTTATTGTGCGTTTTAGCTGTTCCCATTCTTCCCTTTCTAGCCTCAGTTCGCTGGTGA